A DNA window from Fragaria vesca subsp. vesca linkage group LG3, FraVesHawaii_1.0, whole genome shotgun sequence contains the following coding sequences:
- the LOC101307679 gene encoding uncharacterized protein LOC101307679 — protein MARAALFIIFLVLHLLHLVSCRSVKDYVLISDGLDENLISQSSSFIQVVDDLKADTVTCEPIYGFLPCATSFWGLAFLVIVYEILLYLANSFITSGSELFFKMYGSKFFGASVFHLLGTVPQVGIVLGTAETAEAMATMNMSMVAGSGIMLLTLVWGSVVVFGSSDVSESPGSLNQGLKKFFSTCYCVTTDAETRSTARIMMVSVIPFLILQVAKVLSSTSGIRIVILVSLLVSIALLVTYCIYQVFTPWIQDRRLDFLLPGFLNANGDPNVSYILEVFSRIDQNHNKYISEYELRALILGIQIRDVGLEIDYLEKAMKNFDKSGDSRISEKEFVDGISKWVNATPSANGQGQGQAQGQRRFLSSKSKEALDEQQKQVPKKMKNKHMDKTWRNQLKAACFLIIGIGIMILLATPLMETIQDFSTAASIPSFLSSYVLIPFAINIGQALQLVTSAQHKTENAISLTLSEMQD, from the exons ATGGCAAGAGCAGCTTTGTTCATCATTTTTCTGGTTCTCCATTTACTCCATTTGGTAAGCTGCCGGTCTGTTAAAGACTATGTGCTCATTTCTGATGGCTTAGATGAAAACTTGATCAGCCAGTCTTCTTCATTTATACAAGTAGTGGATGATCTTAAGGCAGATACAGTGACTTGCGAACCCATCTATGGATTCTTGCCATGTGCAACTTCATTCTGGGGGCTGGCTTTCCTGGTAATTGTCTACGAGATCTTGCTCTACCTTGCAAATAGCTTCATTACAAGTGGATCCGAACTCTTCTTTAAAATGTATGGGTCTAAATTCTTTGGTGCTAGTGTCTTCCACTTGCTTGGCACAGTACCACAAGTGGGAATTGTTCTTG GAACCGCAGAAACTGCAGAAGCAATGGCTACAATGAACATGAGCATGGTTGCAGGGTCAGGAATCATGCTTCTTACACTAGTATGGGGTTCTGTTGTAGTATTTGGCAGCTCTGATGTCTCGGAGTCTCCCGGTTCTTTAAATCAAGGACTTAAGAAGTTCTTCAGCACTT GTTATTGTGTAACAACTGATGCTGAAACCCGCTCTACTGCAAGAATCATGATGGTGTCAGTGATCCCCTTTCTCATTCTTCAAGTGGCTAAAGTCCTTTCTTCAACCTCCGGGATTCGTATCGTTATCCTAGTTTCTCTACTTGTTTCAATTGCATTACTAGTCACTTACTGCATCTATCAG GTCTTTACACCATGGATTCAGGACAGAAGACTTGATTTTTTGTTACCCGGTTTTCTCAATGCAAACGGAGACCCTAATGTATCATATATACTAGA GGTGTTCAGTAGAATCGACCAGAATCACAATAAATATATATCAGAATATGAACTGAGAGCATTGATCCTAGGAATACAGATAAGAGATGTAGGCTTGGAGATTGATTATCTAGAGAAGGCAATGAAGAACTTTGATAAATCCGGTGATTCTCGAATATCTGAGAAGGAGTTTGTTGATGGAATCTCAAAATGGGTTAATGCAACGCCCTCTGCCAATGGTCAAGGTCAAGGTCAAGCTCAAGGACAAAGAAGGTTTCTAAGCAGCAAGTCCAAG GAAGCTTTGGACGAGCAGCAGAAGCAGGTTCCTAAGAAAATGAAGAATAAGCATATGGATAAAACTTGGAGGAATCAACTTAAGGCTGCTTGTTTTTTGATCATCGGGATTGGCATTATGATCTTGCTTGCAACACCCCTCATGGAGACTATCCAAGACTTCTCTACTGCTGCAAGCATCCCTTCATTCTTGTCCTCCTATGTTTTGATACCCTTCGCTATCAACATTGGACAGGCATTGCAACTTGTAACTTCTGCGCAACACAAGACTGAGAATGCCATCTCTTTGACACTCTCAGAG ATGCAAGATTGA
- the LOC101306802 gene encoding E3 ubiquitin-protein ligase At4g11680-like, with amino-acid sequence MYNLGFQLFLLCLYEAVCEICLRFPKTPHHHHHVQLNPTPPSPSDAASSPLLSTSIADNLLRSRRLIRQPPRPLRGAARFLRRASGRRMRLREPSVRVRESAAEQLEERQSDWAYSRPIVVLDLLWNAVLLVIALAVLWFSYEESPEVPLRVWIGGYALQCAVHMFCVGVECTRRRRVGEVGEAAVAVEEGSPRWESFSGSGSDESEDYGMEQSLEYSATSFAKNLESANTMFSFIWWILGFYWVTAGGESLTTDSPQLYWITITFLALDVVFVVICVAVASLIGIAVCFCLPCIIAILYVVTDQEGATKEEIDHLPKYKFRKISDFEKVNGEIQESSGGIMTECDTDAPTEHALSQEDAECCICLCAYDDGTELRELPCRHHFHCTCIDKWLQINATCPLCKFNILKSAGQSSSDEV; translated from the exons ATGTACAATCTAGGCTTTCAACTGTTTCTTTTATGTCTGTATGAGGCTGTATGTGAAATCTG CCTCCGATTCCCCAAAACCCCACACCACCATCACCATGTTCAGCTCAACCCAACACCCCCTTCTCCCTCCGACGCCGCATCCTCCCCGCTCCTCAGCACCTCCATCGCCGACAACCTCCTCCGCAGCCGCCGCCTCATCCGCCAGCCCCCGCGCCCCCTCCGCGGCGCCGCACGCTTCCTCCGCCGCGCCAGCGGCCGCCGCATGAGGCTTCGGGAGCCTTCCGTCCGGGTCCGCGAGTCCGCGGCGGAGCAGCTGGAGGAGCGCCAGAGTGATTGGGCCTACTCCAGGCCCATTGTGGTGCTTGACCTGCTCTGGAACGCCGTCCTGCTCGTGATTGCGCTCGCCGTGCTTTGGTTCAGCTATGAAGAGAGCCCTGAGGTTCCTCTGAGGGTGTGGATTGGCGGATACGCGCTGCAGTGCGCGGTGCATATGTTCTGCGTGGGGGTGGAGTGCACGCGGCGGAGGCGCGTGGGAGAGGTGGGGGAGGCGGCGGTGGCGGTGGAGGAAGGGAGTCCTCGGTGGGAGAGTTTCTCTGGTTCTGGGAGTGATGAGAGTGAAGATTACGGAATGGAGCAGAGTTTGGAATATAGTGCCACAAG TTTTGCAAAGAATTTGGAGTCTGCGAACACGATGTTTTCGTTTATCTGGTGGATTCTTGGGTTCTACTGGGTGACTGCTGGTGGTGAAAGTTTGACGACTGACTCTCCTCAATTATACTG GATTACTATCACTTTTCTGGCTTTGGATGTTGTTTTTGTGGTGATTTGTGTTGCCGTTGCATCCCTCATTGGTATAGCTGTTTGCTTCTGTCTGCCATGCATCATTGCCATCTTATATGTCGTTACAGATCAG GAAGGAGCAACTAAGGAAGAGATCGATCATTTGCCAAAGTACAAGTTCCGCAAGATATCTGATTTTGAGAAAGTTAATGGTGAAATCCAAGAGTCTTCTGGAGGAATTATGACCGAATGTGACACTGATGCACCAACGGAACATGCTCTCTCCCAAGAAGATGCT GAATGCTGCATCTGCCTTTGTGCCTATGATGATGGAACTGAACTTCGTGAGCTTCCTTGCCGTCATCATTTTCACTGCACCTGCATAGACAAATGGTTACAAATCAACGCCACCTGCCCACTCTGCAAGTTTAACATTCTGAAGTCTGCTGGCCAGAGTAGCAGTGACGAGGTATGA
- the LOC101307101 gene encoding glutamate receptor 2.7-like produces MSSHSTVKTAQILGIFFPLLIIYFLSNLSYAVEAQDEKSVTNIGAIIDVNSRIGKQQKAAMEVAAENFNNQSETHELKLLFRDSGRDPFIAAYAAEHLMKEEKVQVIIGMETWQEAVTVADVVKSKNLSDGQVVPVISFAAPTITPPLILRIWPFLIRMGSDVTAQMDCIGDIVSTYYWKRVVVIYEDDGYGGGIGRLALLSETLRNVGAKIEYRIVLPRLSESTDPYWDKVAKQFELSNVQSRVFIVLQSSLPTVTGLFKVAKKMGLVGADSAWIITESIASLLDPQGNHDMEGTLGIKTYYNRSTTTYASFQKKFRTKYSDEDDSKPGIYALRAYDIISIITKAMSTRTTNSLHESIAERLSNYNGSSGKMQLKGGEVLLDSPRFRIINIVDGKTDKELNFWTPGFGFHQRLVNVSGTYRSSDDVGNVTWPGNIRRPSKGWAMPTEEKKMKIAIPIQNSPFITVRGEDQPGGFCIDLFNMVVENLTHLYSLPHKFHKFEGNFSELIERVYDKTYDAIVGDMTVLVERIDKVEFTQPYLESGLAMIVPDISDEEETWMFMKPFTWQMWVVTGAVLIYTTFIVWFLEGPSSPDLKGSLKSQIAFATWFTFSSLFFAHREKVYSNLNSFHSLAVCCIDLELKLHC; encoded by the exons ATGTCTTCTCATTCTACAGTTAAAACAGCACAAATACTTGGGATCTTTTTTCCTCTGCTCATCATCTACTTTCTATCCAATCTCTCCTATGCTGTTGAAGCTCAAGATGAAAAAAGTGTCACCAACATTGGAGCAATCATTGATGTTAATTCCCGTATCGGGAAACAACAGAAAGCTGCCATGGAAGTTGCAGCTGAAAACTTCAACAACCAGTCAGAAACTCATGAGCTAAAACTCCTTTTTCGAGATTCTGGCCGCGACCCCTTTATTGCTGCATATGCTG CTGAACATTTGATGAAGGAAGAGAAGGTACAAGTGATAATTGGCATGGAGACTTGGCAGGAAGCAGTTACAGTAGCTGATGTAGTCAAAAGCAAAAACCTATCTGATGGTCAAGTTGTTCCAGTCATTTCCTTTGCAGCACCAACCATAACACCACCGCTAATACTACGCATTTGGCCTTTCTTGATAAGAATGGGAAGCGATGTTACTGCTCAGATGGATTGCATTGGAGATATAGTGTCAACATACTACTGGAAAAGGGTTGTTGTAATATATGAAGACGATGGTTATGGTGGCGGCATTGGGAGGCTAGCTCTTTTATCCGAAACTCTAAGAAATGTTGGTGCAAAGATTGAATACCGTATAGTTCTCCCACGACTTTCTGAGTCTACTGATCCTTATTGGGATAAAGTAGCAAAGCAGTTTGAGCTCAGCAATGTACAGTCTCGGGTATTCATAGTTCTTCAGTCATCTTTGCCAACTGTAACTGGTTTATTCAAAGTAGCTAAGAAGATGGGACTTGTAGGAGCAGATTCAGCTTGGATAATCACAGAAAGTATTGCTAGTTTGCTTGACCCTCAAGGCAACCATGATATGGAAGGTACTCTCGGAATCAAGACTTATTATAACAGGAGTACTACTACTTATGCCAGTTTCCAGAAAAAATTCAGAACAAAGTATTCAGATGAAGATGACTCTAAGCCAGGAATTTATGCTCTTCGAGCATATGATATTATTTCAATCATCACAAAGGCCATGAGTACTAGGACTACTAATAGTCTTCATGAGTCAATAGCTGAAAGGTTGAGCAATTACAATGGTTCAAGTGGGAAAATGCAACTCAAAGGAGGTGAGGTACTGCTGGATTCTCCAAGATTTAGGATCATAAATATTGTGGATGGGAAGACAGATAAAGAACTAAACTTCTGGACACCAGGGTTTGGATTTCATCAAAGGCTTGTTAACGTATCAGGTACATACAGAAGTAGTGATGATGTTGGGAATGTAACTTGGCCTGGGAACATAAGACGTCCTTCCAAAGGCTGGGCAATGCCAACTGAGGAGAAGAAAATGAAAATTGCGATTCCGATTCAAAACAGTCCATTTATTACCGTCCGGGGGGAGGATCAACCTGGCGGTTTCTGCATTGATCTGTTCAATATGGTGGTAGAAAATTTGACACACTTATATTCCTTGCCACATAAGTTTCATAAGTTCGAAGGCAATTTCAGTGAGTTGATAGAACGAGTCTATGACAAG ACTTACGATGCAATTGTTGGTGATATGACTGTACTCGTTGAACGAATCGACAAAGTGGAATTCACTCAACCATATCTGGAATCTGGTTTGGCAATGATAGTTCCAGATATATCTGATGAGGAGGAAACATGGATGTTTATGAAACCTTTTACATGGCAAATGTGGGTGGTGACTGGTGCCGTCTTAATCTACACAACCTTTATAGTATGGTTCCTTGAGGGACCATCCAGTCCAGACTTAAAGGGCTCACTTAAGAGTCAGATTGCCTTTGCAACTTGGTTCACCTTCTCATCTTTGTTCTTTGCTCACA GAGAAAAGGTCTACAGCAACTTGAATAGTTTTCATAGTTTGGCTGTTTGTTGTATTGATCTTGAGCTCAAGCTACACTGCTAA
- the LOC101307383 gene encoding glutamate receptor 2.7-like, whose protein sequence is MFWLLSSLLIHLFIILSNGVAAQNDISVTNVGAIVDFNSRIGKEQIAAMEIAAESFNKSSNTRKLLIHFRNSEGKPFLAGSAAEELMKEVKVQVIVGMEYWPEAVIVADLVRNQSQVVPVISFGAPLITPPLIESRWPFLIRMTSDGSTQMNCIADIVAAYKWRRVVVIYEDDGYGGYVGLLGLLSEALQEANAKIEDHLVLPISSVPEPNFDELKELLKLPTFQSRVFIVLQSSLPTVNNLFEVAKTMGLVGRDSAWIFTECITSLLAPQGNTYMEGALGIKTYYSESTSYAEFQKEFQAKFQAKYAEGYNSKPGIYTLRAYDTINVISQAIERMRGTSTSLQEMITALLSGKMSLKEGEAQLVSPRLRILNVVDGKMNTELNFWTPKGFSEGLDTNITDVVGKVLWPGNLTRTPKGWAMPSVERPLNIGVPGKTSFSKFVKVEYKDNPDENTYDGFCIQIFYKVLSRLNYPLPYEFQADNASYVELVEKVRNKTYDAVVGDITVLADRMDQVEFTQPYMGSGLSMIVPEVTDEEARWMFMQPFTWQMWVVTGSILVYTMLIVWFLERPTNPDFRGPLMDQIGTAVWFTFSSLFFAHREKVFGNLTRVVFLIWLFVVLILTSSYTANLSSMLTVQRLQPNVTDMQMLVNSSSPVGVDGDSFLYTYMKDFIGFKQYNLINLSSEYSYTGNFKNRTISAAFLELPYADVFLNKYCEGYTATTPTLRFGGLSFIFQKGSPIARDFTKAILELLENGEIKKLQNECLTPEEECSKNSTHQPKSLNLSSFSGLYAICGATSTFCLLLSLAMWMRRFQLQDTNEGSASPSDENIWNKTVRIVKFFKIRDLEIPTRAPTFASYVVDLTTPRWGEYSPTSSNPEQPPAFTPAEIECMPVEQTETRV, encoded by the exons ATGTTTTGGCTCTTGTCTTCTCTGCTTATCCATTTGTTCATCATTCTCTCCAATGGAGTTGCAGCTCAAAATGATATCAGTGTCACAAACGTTGGAGCAATCGTTGATTTTAATTCTCGTATCGGTAAAGAGCAGATAGCTGCCATGGAAATAGCAGCTGAAAGCTTCAACAAGTCGTCCAACACTCGTAAACTACTCATTCATTTTCGAAACTCGGAAGGAAAGCCCTTCCTTGCTGGTTCTGCTG CTGAAGAGCTGATGAAGGAAGTAAAAGTACAAGTGATTGTTGGCATGGAGTATTGGCCAGAAGCAGTTATAGTAGCTGATCTCGTTAGAAACCAATCTCAAGTTGTCCCGGTAATTTCATTTGGTGCACCTCTTATAACTCCACCACTGATCGAAAGCCGGTGGCCTTTCTTGATACGAATGACAAGTGATGGTTCAACTCAAATGAACTGCATTGCAGACATAGTTGCTGCATACAAATGGAGAAGGGTAGTTGTGATATACGAAGACGACGGTTATGGTGGTTATGTTGGCTTGCTAGGTCTTTTATCTGAGGCTCTACAAGAGGCTAATGCAAAGATTGAGGATCATTTGGTTCTTCCGATATCTTCAGTGCCTGAGCCTAATTTTGATGAGCTAAAAGAGTTGTTAAAGCTTCCCACATTTCAGTCTCGGGTGTTTATTGTTCTTCAATCATCTTTACCAACAGTGAATAATCTGTTCGAAGTGGCTAAGACGATGGGACTTGTAGGAAGAGACTCGGCTTGGATATTCACAGAATGTATCACTAGTTTACTTGCTCCTCAAGGTAACACCTATATGGAAGGAGCTCTGGGAATCAAGACTTACTACAGTGAGTCTACCTCTTATGCTGAATTCCAGAAGGAATTCCAAGCCAAATTCCAAGCCAAGTATGCAGAAGGATATAACTCCAAGCCAGGAATTTATACTCTTCGAGCATACGATACTATTAATGTCATTTCACAAGCCATAGAAAGAATGCGAGGGACTAGTACCAGCCTTCAGGAGATGATAACTGCATTGTTAAGTGGGAAAATGAGCTTGAAAGAAGGTGAAGCGCAATTGGTTTCTCCGAGACTGAGGATCCTTAATGTTGTGGATGGGAAGATGAACACAGAGTTAAACTTCTGGACACCAAAGGGGTTTTCAGAAGGCCTTGACACAAATATAACAGATGTTGTTGGTAAAGTACTTTGGCCTGGGAACCTAACACGTACCCCGAAAGGATGGGCAATGCCTAGTGTTGAAAGGCCATTGAATATTGGGGTTCCAGGAAAAACTTCCTTCAGCAAATTTGTAAAAGTGGAGTATAAAGACAATCCAGATGAGAATACCTATGACGGTTTCTGCATTCAAATTTTCTATAAGGTTTTAAGTCGTTTGAATTATCCTCTGCCGTATGAGTTTCAAGCTGACAATGCAAGCTATGTTGAACTGGTTGAAAAAGTCCGGAACAAG ACGTATGATGCTGTGGTTGGTGATATAACTGTTCTAGCTGACCGGATGGACCAGGTGGAATTCACTCAGCCCTATATGGGGTCAGGGTTGTCAATGATAGTACCAGAAGTAACTGATGAGGAGGCAAGATGGATGTTTATGCAACCTTTCACATGGCAAATGTGGGTGGTCACCGGTTCCATTTTAGTCTACACAATGTTGATAGTTTGGTTCCTAGAGCGCCCAACCAATCCCGACTTTCGTGGTCCATTGATGGATCAGATTGGTACAGCAGTTTGGTTCACCTTCTCCTCTTTGTTCTTTGCTCACC GAGAAAAAGTCTTCGGCAACTTAACTCGAGTAGTTTTTCTTATATGGCTATTTGTTGTATTGATCCTTACCTCAAGCTACACTGCTAATCTCTCTTCAATGCTCACCGTTCAACGGCTGCAACCGAATGTAACGGACATGCAAATGCTAGTAAACAGCAGTTCACCAGTTGGTGTGGATGGGGATTCATTCTTGTACACATACATGAAGGACTTTATTGGATTCAAGCAATATAATTTGATCAATTTATCGAGTGAATACAGCTACACAGGCAACTTCAAAAACAGAACAATATCAGCTGCCTTTCTTGAACTTCCCTACGCTGATGTATTCCTGAACAAGTACTGTGAGGGATACACTGCTACCACTCCTACCCTTAGATTTGGAGGGTTAAGCTTT ATATTTCAGAAAGGCTCTCCAATTGCCAGGGATTTTACTAAGGCCATACTAGAGCTATTGGAGAATGGAGAGATTAAGAAACTTCAGAATGAGTGCTTGACTCCAGAGGAGGAGTGCTCAAAGAATTCTACCCATCAACCAAAAAGCTTGAACCTCAGTAGCTTTTCTGGCCTCTATGCAATATGCGGTGCTACTTCTACATTCTGTTTGCTACTATCTCTTGCTATGTGGATGAGGAGGTTTCAGCTCCAAGATACAAATGAAGGCAGTGCAAGTCCAAGTGACGAGAATATTTGGAACAAAACTGTCAGAATTGTGAAGTTTTTTAAAATTAGAGATCTTGAAATTCCAACTAGAGCTCCAACGTTTGCTAGTTATGTTGTGGATTTGACTACTCCAAGATGGGGGGAATACTCACCTACTTCCAGCAATCCGGAGCAACCTCCAGCATTCACGCCAGCAGAAATTGAATGCATGCCTGTAGAACAGACAGAAACAAGGGTATAG
- the LOC101312324 gene encoding uncharacterized protein LOC101312324, whose product MARAAFFIIFLVLQLLHLGRCRSVRDSNVLISDGLDDKLISQYSSLLQVVDDLKADTVTCEPIYGFLPCATSFWGLAFMVIVYEILLYLANSFITSGSELFFQMYGTGLFGASVFHLLGTVPQVGIVLVTGVTGTAETAEAMATMNIGMVAGSAIMLLTLVWGSVVAFGSYDISDSPTSSNRGHKNRFSITGYGVTTDAETRSTARIMMVSLIPFLILQVAKVLSSTSGIRIVILVSLLVSFAFLVTYCIYQVFQPWIQNRRLEFLMSKYVQKTLLPSFLTASGDPNVSNIQEVFTRIDQNHNTYISAYELRALVLGIQIGEVGLDSDYVDKAMEDFDISGDSQISEQEFVDGISKWVNATPSANGQGQGHRRFLSSKTEEALGGKQKQVSKKKKSKLTDKTWTNQLKAACLLILGIGIMILLATPLMETIQDFSTAASIPSFFTSYVLIPLAINYGQALQLITSAQDKTENAVSLSLSEIYNGVFMNNVMGLTIFLALVYIRNLSWDVCAAVLAVLIICSVMGLYTSFSTKFPFWTCILAYIMYPISLLMIYVLTSYLGWT is encoded by the exons ATGGCAAGAGCAGCTTTCTTCATCATTTTTCTGGTTCTCCAATTACTCCATTTGGGACGCTGCCGGTCTGTTAGAGACTCTAATGTGCTCATTTCCGATGGCTTAGATGACAAGTTGATCAGCCAGTATTCTTCACTCCTACAAGTAGTGGATGATCTTAAGGCAGATACAGTGACTTGCGAACCCATTTATGGATTCTTGCCTTGTGCAACTTCATTCTGGGGGCTGGCTTTCATGGTAATTGTCTACGAGATCTTGCTCTACCTTGCAAATAGCTTCATTACCAGTGGATCCGAACTCTTCTTTCAAATGTATGGGACAGGATTATTTGGTGCTAGTGTCTTCCACTTGCTTGGCACAGTACCACAAGTCGGAATTGTTCTTG TGACTGGAGTTACAGGAACTGCAGAAACTGCAGAAGCAATGGCTACAATGAACATTGGCATGGTTGCAGGGTCAGCAATCATGCTTCTTACACTAGTTTGGGGGTCTGTTGTTGCATTTGGCAGCTATGACATCTCTGACTCTCCAACTTCTTCAAATCGAGGACATAAGAACCGCTTTAGTATCACCG GTTATGGTGTAACAACTGATGCTGAAACCCGCTCTACTGCAAGAATTATGATGGTGTCATTGATCCCCTTTCTCATTCTTCAAGTGGCTAAAGTCCTTTCCTCAACCTCAGGGATTCGTATCGTGATCTTAGTTTCTCTACTTGTTTCATTTGCATTTCTTGTCACTTACTGCATCTACCAG GTCTTTCAACCATGGATTCAGAACAGAAGGCTTGAATTTCTGATGAGTAAATATGTACAGAAAACCTTGTTACCAAGTTTTCTCACTGCAAGCGGAGACCCTAATGTATCAAATATACAGGA GGTGTTTACTAGAATCGACCAGAATCATAATACATATATATCAGCATATGAACTGAGGGCATTGGTCCTAGGAATACAAATAGGAGAAGTAGGTTTGGATAGTGATTATGTAGATAAGGCAATGGAGGACTTTGACATATCTGGTGATTCTCAAATATCTGAGCAAGAGTTTGTTGATGGAATCTCAAAATGGGTTAATGCAACGCCCTCTGCCAATGGTCAAGGTCAAGGACATAGAAGGTTTTTAAGCAGCAAAACTGAG GAAGCTTTGGGAGGGAAGCAGAAGCAGGTCTCTAAGAAAAAGAAGAGTAAGCTTACTGATAAAACTTGGACGAATCAACTTAAGGCTGCTTGTCTATTGATCCTCGGCATTGGCATTATGATCTTGCTTGCAACACCCCTCATGGAGACTATCCAAGACTTCTCTACTGCTGCAAGCATCCCTTCATTCTTTACCTCTTATGTTTTGATACCCTTGGCTATCAACTATGGACAGGCATTGCAACTAATAACTTCTGCTCAAGATAAGACAGAGAATGCCGTATCTTTATCACTTTCAGAG ATTTATAATGGCGTATTCATGAACAACGTTATGGGATTGACCATCTTCTTGGCACTTGTTTACATACGTAATTTATCATGGGATGTCTGTGCAGCAGTCTTGGCTGTTCTCATCATTTGTTCAGTAATGGGTCTTTATACCAGCTTCAGCACAAAGTTTCCGTTTTGGACATGTATTTTAGCATACATCATGTACCCCATATCATTGCTGATGATTTATGTCCTTACCAGTTATCTTGGATGGACTTAA